The following coding sequences are from one Rhodobiaceae bacterium window:
- the dhmA1 gene encoding haloalkane dehalogenase 1 yields the protein MTDFLRTPDENFTNLKDFDFEPHYHQWQDLRMHYLDEGPKDGPVMLLMHGMPAWSYLYRHMIPPLVAAGYRCIAPDHMGFGRSDKPTDIHWYTIARHTEILTTLITGLDLNDITLVCQDWGGPTGLAQAATMPERFSRLVIMNTWLHRPDYEYSEGIRNWNQNWQEGGLFCREKPDMGLLMAMTAGLLEPNETLGHIAAGTRPDLDGAAADMCAAYEAPVAGLPDEAYNGFRRFPLSIPVSSYDNGNGAAQTHHYNTLLNWPKPVHFIWGCTDNVFTEEQGRAWAKEMNASFDPIPEAGHFLQNTHGAETAAHILKRVAS from the coding sequence ATGACGGATTTCCTTCGCACACCCGACGAAAACTTCACCAACTTGAAGGACTTCGATTTCGAACCCCACTACCACCAGTGGCAGGACCTGCGAATGCACTATCTCGACGAAGGCCCAAAGGACGGCCCGGTGATGCTGTTGATGCATGGCATGCCCGCATGGAGCTACTTGTATCGACACATGATCCCGCCACTGGTCGCTGCAGGCTACCGCTGCATCGCGCCAGACCATATGGGATTTGGCCGCTCCGACAAGCCGACAGACATTCACTGGTACACCATCGCCCGCCACACAGAGATCCTGACGACACTCATCACGGGCCTCGACCTCAACGACATCACCCTTGTCTGTCAGGACTGGGGAGGCCCAACCGGACTGGCGCAGGCAGCGACCATGCCCGAACGCTTTTCACGCCTGGTGATTATGAACACCTGGCTCCACCGCCCGGACTATGAATATTCCGAAGGCATACGGAACTGGAACCAGAATTGGCAGGAGGGCGGTCTCTTCTGTCGGGAAAAGCCGGATATGGGGCTGCTCATGGCAATGACCGCCGGACTGTTGGAGCCCAATGAAACTCTCGGACACATCGCTGCCGGAACAAGACCAGATCTCGACGGGGCCGCCGCTGACATGTGCGCGGCGTATGAAGCGCCCGTCGCAGGTCTCCCAGACGAAGCCTATAACGGATTCCGGCGGTTCCCACTCTCAATCCCCGTGAGCAGCTATGACAACGGGAACGGCGCCGCCCAGACCCATCACTACAACACCCTGCTGAACTGGCCGAAGCCTGTGCACTTCATCTGGGGCTGCACGGACAATGTCTTCACCGAGGAACAGGGCCGCGCCTGGGCAAAAGAGATGAACGCCAGCTTCGATCCGATCCCAGAGGCCGGCCACTTCTTGCAAAACACCCACGGCGCCGAAACAGCCGCTCATATTTTGAAGCGCGTCGCGAGCTAA
- a CDS encoding bacterial regulatory protein, tetR family: MTVIAFERPRSAAKSDRRARIIDEARRLIGEHGFEGLSLRKLAAAAEVTVPTIYNLIGGKEKILNELFADWVGMIEQELTKIDEDHPLDKAEAVVVVATRMIGENKEYFRSAHIAADHIERTDQSVDEWKQLGSRSASMQENAARLAQEQGLLRGDVPARVLGEQIFANYRVASSSWTYGRISLDRFRHDGLLGVYLYFLSDATEAFRPVLLKKLDDLKVQAVGSD, encoded by the coding sequence GTGACCGTCATTGCATTTGAGAGACCCAGATCGGCAGCGAAGTCGGATCGCCGGGCCCGGATTATTGACGAAGCCCGGCGCCTCATCGGCGAGCATGGATTTGAGGGTTTGAGCCTGCGGAAACTTGCAGCTGCCGCTGAAGTGACGGTCCCAACGATCTACAACCTGATCGGCGGCAAGGAGAAGATCCTCAACGAATTGTTCGCTGATTGGGTCGGTATGATTGAGCAGGAGCTCACCAAGATCGATGAAGACCATCCGCTGGACAAAGCCGAGGCTGTGGTCGTTGTAGCGACGCGGATGATTGGGGAGAACAAAGAATATTTTCGCTCTGCTCATATCGCCGCAGACCATATTGAGCGCACAGATCAGAGCGTGGATGAATGGAAACAACTCGGGTCGCGCTCTGCGTCGATGCAAGAAAACGCGGCGCGGCTCGCGCAGGAGCAGGGCCTGTTGCGCGGTGACGTTCCTGCGCGGGTCCTTGGTGAGCAGATATTCGCGAACTATCGCGTAGCGTCTAGTTCCTGGACCTATGGCCGCATCAGTCTGGACCGGTTCCGCCATGATGGGCTTTTGGGCGTCTATCTTTATTTTCTGTCTGACGCGACAGAGGCTTTCCGACCGGTGCTGCTGAAGAAGCTGGATGACCTAAAGGTTCAAGCCG